The window TCAGCGGCCTGACGGCCGGTGGGCTCCGTGAGTAGCCGGCCCGCCACGTCGCGGCCGACGGGGGACGCGAAGGCATGACGACACGGCGGCTCGGGTTCATCGGCCTGGGAGCGGGAGCAGGCGACCGGGGTCCCGGCCCGCTGCGCTCCCTGGAGAGCCTTGGGCGGCCGCCAGATCTTGCGTGAAGAGGCGCGGTTCGGCTGGCTCTCCCTGTCGCCGGCCCTCGGGTTCTTCGGCCTCTTCGTCGGGTTCCCCATCGTGTACGCCTTCTACCTGAGCTTCCACGAGTGGAACATGATGTCGCCCGAGCCCACCTGGGTGGGCCTCGACAACTACGCGGCGCTGCTCCGTGACGAGACGTTCATCCGAAGCCTCGTCCAGACCGCCGTCTTCACCGTCGGGATCACCGGGTGCCTGGTGGTGTTTTCCCTGGCGACCGCGCTGCTGCTGGACCAGAAGCTCAAGCAGATCCGGCTCTACCGGACGATCTACTACCTGCCCGCTGTCACCTCGGTCGTTGCCGTCGGCATCGTGTGGCTCTGGATCTTCGATCCGCAGTACGGCCTCCTCAACCAGGTGCTGCGGGGACTGGGCGTGGCGGGCCCTCGCTGGCTGGCCGACACCCGGCTGGCCCTGGGGTGCCTGGTGGTCACGGCGGCCTGGCGGAACGTCGGGTACTTTGCGACCATCTTCCTGGCCGGACTGCAGGGGATCGACACCATGTACTACGAGGCGGCTCGGATCGACGGGGCCGGCGCCTGGGGGTGTTTCCGGCGGATCACGTGGCCGCTCCTCCGGCCCACCACCCTGTTCGTCGTCGTGATG is drawn from Candidatus Methylomirabilota bacterium and contains these coding sequences:
- a CDS encoding sugar ABC transporter permease, with the translated sequence MGGRQILREEARFGWLSLSPALGFFGLFVGFPIVYAFYLSFHEWNMMSPEPTWVGLDNYAALLRDETFIRSLVQTAVFTVGITGCLVVFSLATALLLDQKLKQIRLYRTIYYLPAVTSVVAVGIVWLWIFDPQYGLLNQVLRGLGVAGPRWLADTRLALGCLVVTAAWRNVGYFATIFLAGLQGIDTMYYEAARIDGAGAWGCFRRITWPLLRPTTLFVVVMSVILSFQVFALVYVMTGGGPDGATSVVVFYLYQQAFTYFRMGYAAAIGYVLFGAIFVLTLLQFRFFGRHLEV